In Streptomyces sp. NBC_00483, a single window of DNA contains:
- a CDS encoding TIGR02680 family protein, with amino-acid sequence MTDPAAPAAGQPLKDLPEPAPGRWKPLRIGLVDLFYYDDEEFWFRDGRLLLRGNNGTGKSKVLALTLPFLLDGDLSARRVEPDGDPHKRMEWNLLLGGEHPHSERLGYTWIEFGRVDETTGEAHFRTLLCGLKAVAGRGIARHWFAVTDQRIGRDLNLLDATRTALSRERLAEAVAGHGMVHDTAKAYRRAVDEALFGLGEQRYTALVDLLVQLRQPQLSKRPNEAALSRALTEALPPMDQAVVADVAEAFRSLDEEKDELRAAGEAERAATAFLDHYRRYARVASRRRARLPREEHVRYETLNRDLNRHQAEKAAAETAREAASARLAVLDETAARLAAQDTALREGPEMRDARALEQAAADAHRTAADAAQVARDRAEAEALHQRALERENAAAGRLRAVEERVAETLSRATDTARAARITTDIRVDGAPLAELRKAAGGEVERRHRTVAHVDALATRVEEASAERLAAAHRADETEEEVTHTAELRAEADAAAEDRGRDLVQSVRGHLAECTELMVDDQTGMLDRLQDWTGHLNGPSPARAAVGAAQRVRAAELADAAAGNAQREAALRSAESELRREHQQLEAGGQRGPSAPYTRGDGVREGRQGAPLWRLVDFRDDSADASGLDADARAGLEAALEASGLLDAWVLPDGSAMTTVDTEDVLVRASAPLAGPTLADVLRPAIDHADAGATAVSEAAVDRLLRSIALDARAIEDSAESAGVLTAVSADGRFRVGALTGRWTKPAAAYVGEGAREAARRARIAVVVAELEYTSEQLSRIEEAGRRVQARRRTLDTELAALPDDAPLRQAYAHAGTAAAAAQRAGERHAEQARRLARAIEYAESADRELDDTAADLGLPADREGLDAVRQGLTGHALVLAALWPELRERGEAASALAEERAETGQAAERAEAFASRAEEAVRLAAAADERHLTLRSTVGAAVADLERRLAETADALRTCAEDERRAREAHTTAQRLADKAEGRIEQLQEDITAATAQRADAIAAFQRFVGTGLLIVAQPELDVPDQHSGPWAPTPAIALARAVEQELGSVDSSDGAWERVQKRLNEEYKALQDALSRHGHSASARMVEDGMVVDIVYQGSERAVPALAGALTAEVAELQRILSAHEREILETYLLTEVAGTLQELIGAAERQVVAMNAELEDRPTSTGMRLRLVWRPSRKAPAGLARARELLRQSADAWSTEDRAAVGEFLQTQIAAQQEGDSAGSWLEYLTEALDYRSWHEFGIERHQHGKWVPATGPASGGERVLAVSVPLFAAASSHYQTASNPQAPRLVTLDEAFAGVDDDSRAKCLGLLHAFDLDVVMTSEREWACYPQVPGVAIAQLSRIDEVAAVLVSRWEWNGARRERGPDPRAALIPVVPGPRAVPGGPKASEYSGGFVGAVDADAAQESLWD; translated from the coding sequence ATGACCGACCCCGCCGCGCCGGCCGCCGGCCAGCCCCTCAAGGACCTCCCCGAACCGGCCCCTGGGCGCTGGAAGCCGCTGCGGATCGGGCTCGTCGACCTCTTCTACTACGACGACGAGGAGTTCTGGTTCCGTGACGGGCGGCTTTTGCTGCGCGGCAACAACGGCACCGGAAAGTCCAAGGTCCTGGCCCTGACACTGCCGTTCCTCCTGGACGGCGACCTTTCCGCACGCCGTGTCGAACCGGACGGCGACCCGCACAAGCGCATGGAGTGGAACCTCCTGCTCGGCGGCGAGCACCCGCACTCCGAACGGCTCGGCTACACCTGGATCGAGTTCGGCCGCGTCGACGAGACCACGGGCGAGGCACACTTCCGCACGCTCCTGTGCGGCCTGAAGGCGGTCGCCGGGCGCGGCATCGCCCGCCACTGGTTCGCCGTCACCGACCAGCGCATCGGGCGCGACCTGAACCTGCTGGACGCCACCCGCACCGCGCTGTCCCGGGAGCGGCTCGCCGAGGCCGTCGCCGGGCACGGCATGGTCCACGACACGGCCAAGGCGTACCGGCGGGCCGTCGACGAGGCCCTGTTCGGACTGGGGGAACAGCGCTACACCGCCCTTGTCGACCTGCTCGTCCAGCTCCGCCAGCCGCAGCTGTCCAAGCGGCCCAACGAGGCGGCCCTGTCACGGGCGTTGACCGAGGCGCTGCCGCCGATGGATCAGGCCGTCGTCGCGGACGTCGCCGAGGCGTTCCGGTCCCTCGACGAGGAGAAGGACGAATTGCGTGCCGCCGGTGAGGCGGAGCGCGCCGCGACCGCCTTCCTCGACCACTACCGCCGCTACGCCCGCGTCGCCTCCCGCCGTCGTGCCCGTCTCCCGCGTGAGGAACACGTGCGGTACGAGACCCTCAACCGCGACCTGAACCGGCACCAGGCCGAGAAGGCGGCGGCGGAGACGGCCCGCGAGGCGGCGTCCGCGCGGCTCGCCGTGCTCGACGAGACTGCCGCCCGTCTTGCCGCGCAGGACACCGCGCTGCGCGAAGGCCCCGAAATGCGCGACGCACGCGCCCTGGAACAGGCCGCCGCCGACGCGCACCGCACGGCGGCCGACGCCGCACAAGTGGCGCGCGACCGCGCTGAGGCCGAGGCCCTGCACCAGCGTGCCCTCGAGCGGGAGAACGCGGCCGCCGGCCGGCTTCGGGCTGTCGAGGAGCGCGTGGCCGAGACCCTGTCGCGCGCCACGGACACGGCCCGGGCCGCCCGCATCACCACCGACATCCGCGTCGACGGCGCGCCGCTCGCGGAGCTGCGCAAGGCCGCCGGGGGGGAGGTGGAGCGGCGTCACCGCACCGTCGCGCACGTCGACGCCCTCGCCACACGCGTGGAAGAGGCTTCCGCCGAGCGGCTCGCGGCCGCGCACCGCGCCGACGAGACGGAGGAGGAAGTCACCCACACCGCCGAGCTGAGAGCCGAGGCGGACGCGGCGGCCGAGGACCGCGGACGGGACCTCGTTCAATCCGTGCGCGGACACCTCGCCGAATGCACGGAGTTGATGGTCGACGACCAGACCGGGATGCTCGACCGCCTCCAGGACTGGACCGGCCACCTGAACGGCCCGTCGCCCGCCCGGGCCGCCGTGGGTGCCGCCCAGCGTGTGCGTGCCGCCGAACTGGCCGACGCGGCGGCCGGCAACGCGCAGAGGGAAGCGGCCCTGCGCTCGGCGGAATCCGAACTACGTCGTGAACACCAGCAGTTGGAGGCGGGCGGTCAGCGCGGGCCGTCCGCGCCGTACACACGTGGCGACGGCGTGCGGGAAGGGCGGCAGGGAGCCCCGCTGTGGCGACTCGTCGACTTTCGTGACGACAGCGCGGACGCCTCGGGGCTCGACGCCGACGCGCGAGCCGGACTCGAAGCGGCTCTCGAGGCGTCCGGGCTGCTCGACGCCTGGGTGCTGCCCGACGGCAGCGCCATGACCACCGTCGACACGGAGGACGTCCTCGTACGCGCCTCTGCCCCGTTGGCCGGACCGACCCTCGCCGACGTGCTGCGGCCCGCGATCGACCACGCGGACGCGGGCGCGACCGCCGTGTCCGAAGCGGCGGTCGACCGACTGCTGCGCTCCATCGCCCTGGACGCGCGGGCCATCGAGGACTCCGCTGAGAGCGCGGGCGTTCTCACGGCCGTCAGTGCCGACGGCCGCTTCCGTGTCGGTGCTCTCACCGGCCGCTGGACCAAGCCGGCCGCCGCGTACGTGGGGGAGGGGGCCCGCGAGGCGGCGCGCCGTGCGCGCATTGCCGTCGTCGTTGCCGAATTGGAGTACACGAGCGAGCAGTTGAGTCGCATCGAGGAAGCCGGCAGACGTGTTCAGGCCCGCCGCCGGACCCTCGACACCGAACTCGCCGCGCTGCCCGACGATGCACCTCTGCGCCAGGCTTACGCCCATGCCGGCACGGCCGCAGCGGCCGCCCAGCGGGCCGGGGAGCGCCACGCCGAGCAGGCCCGACGACTGGCTCGCGCCATCGAGTACGCCGAGTCGGCGGACCGCGAACTCGACGACACGGCGGCCGACTTGGGGCTTCCCGCGGACCGTGAAGGACTCGATGCCGTGCGCCAGGGGCTCACCGGCCACGCCCTCGTGCTCGCCGCTCTCTGGCCCGAGCTACGCGAACGCGGCGAGGCCGCGAGCGCGTTGGCCGAGGAGCGGGCCGAGACCGGACAGGCTGCCGAGCGCGCCGAGGCGTTCGCCTCGCGCGCCGAGGAGGCGGTGCGCCTGGCAGCCGCCGCCGATGAACGCCACCTCACCCTCCGTTCCACGGTCGGTGCCGCCGTCGCCGATCTGGAGCGCCGCCTCGCCGAAACCGCCGACGCACTGCGCACCTGCGCAGAAGACGAGCGGAGAGCGCGCGAGGCGCACACCACCGCGCAGCGCCTCGCGGACAAGGCCGAGGGCCGCATCGAGCAGCTCCAGGAGGACATCACGGCGGCCACGGCCCAGCGTGCGGACGCCATCGCCGCGTTCCAGAGGTTCGTCGGCACCGGCCTGCTCATTGTCGCGCAGCCCGAACTCGACGTCCCCGACCAGCACTCCGGGCCCTGGGCGCCGACTCCCGCGATCGCGCTCGCCCGCGCCGTCGAGCAGGAACTGGGCTCGGTCGACAGCTCGGACGGGGCGTGGGAGCGCGTACAGAAGCGCCTGAACGAGGAGTACAAGGCACTTCAGGACGCCCTCTCCCGGCACGGGCACTCCGCGTCGGCGCGGATGGTCGAGGACGGCATGGTCGTCGACATCGTGTACCAGGGTAGTGAACGCGCCGTGCCCGCGCTTGCCGGGGCGCTCACCGCCGAGGTGGCCGAACTCCAGCGGATCCTGTCCGCGCACGAGCGCGAGATCCTGGAGACATACCTGCTCACCGAGGTCGCGGGAACGCTGCAGGAGCTGATCGGTGCTGCGGAGCGGCAGGTGGTGGCGATGAATGCCGAACTCGAGGATCGGCCCACCTCCACAGGTATGCGGCTGCGCCTGGTGTGGCGCCCGTCCCGCAAGGCGCCGGCCGGGCTTGCCAGGGCCCGCGAACTCCTGCGGCAGTCTGCTGACGCGTGGTCGACCGAGGACCGCGCCGCCGTCGGCGAGTTCCTCCAGACACAGATCGCGGCGCAGCAGGAGGGCGACAGTGCGGGAAGCTGGCTGGAGTACCTGACCGAGGCGCTCGACTACCGCTCTTGGCACGAGTTCGGCATCGAGCGCCACCAGCATGGCAAGTGGGTGCCGGCGACCGGACCCGCTTCCGGCGGTGAACGTGTCCTGGCCGTGTCGGTGCCGCTGTTCGCCGCCGCGTCCTCGCACTACCAGACGGCGAGCAATCCACAGGCGCCGCGTCTGGTCACACTCGACGAGGCGTTCGCGGGCGTCGACGACGACTCGCGCGCCAAGTGCCTCGGTCTGCTGCACGCCTTCGACCTGGACGTGGTGATGACCAGCGAGCGCGAGTGGGCGTGCTATCCGCAGGTGCCGGGCGTCGCCATCGCGCAGCTGTCCAGGATCGACGAGGTCGCCGCCGTGCTGGTCAGTCGGTGGGAGTGGAACGGCGCGCGGCGGGAGAGAGGCCCGGACCCGCGCGCGGCGCTCATACCCGTCGTGCCTGGCCCCCGGGCCGTACCGGGAGGGCCCAAAGCCTCCGAGTACAGCGGCGGATTTGTCGGGGCAGTCGACGCCGATGCGGCCCAGGAGTCGCTGTGGGACTGA
- a CDS encoding TIGR02678 family protein — MTTPLAEVLDGQRAADFQRAARALLNEPLLLATGPYADEFRLVRGHADDLRDWFDRNTGWSLQVDAQAARLRKAPGTRHDATHPAREPNAAARPFTRRRYVLLCLALAALERGEAQIALGRLADHIVLDAADPQLVATGIEFTLDRRDERLDLAAVVRLLLRLGVLRRVAGDEDAYVNGAGDVLYDVERRVLAGLLATRNGPSLVSASTFEERLAALTAETALDSDDLRFRATRHTLTRRLLDDPVLYYDELTDAELSYLTRQRSFLTARITELTGLVAEVRAEGIAMVDPKDDLTDVRMPEQGTNGHITLLLAEHLAAQDKPVTLATLHVRVRELATEHGSYWAKTAKEPGAEPELVERAVTRLEALGLITRDGTTVRARPALARYAVGETVVLDTRTTRTATPRKGL; from the coding sequence ATGACCACGCCCCTCGCCGAAGTCCTCGACGGGCAGCGCGCAGCCGACTTCCAGCGGGCCGCGCGGGCCCTGCTCAACGAGCCGTTGCTGCTCGCCACGGGCCCGTACGCGGACGAATTCCGGCTGGTGCGCGGGCACGCCGACGACCTGCGGGACTGGTTCGACCGCAACACCGGCTGGTCGCTCCAGGTCGACGCGCAGGCCGCCCGCCTGCGCAAGGCCCCCGGTACCCGGCACGACGCCACCCACCCCGCGCGTGAGCCGAACGCCGCGGCCCGCCCCTTCACGCGGCGCCGCTACGTCCTGTTGTGCCTCGCCCTCGCTGCCTTGGAGCGCGGCGAGGCACAGATCGCCCTCGGTCGACTCGCCGACCACATCGTCCTCGACGCCGCCGATCCCCAACTGGTCGCCACAGGAATCGAGTTCACCCTGGACCGGCGCGACGAACGCCTCGACCTCGCCGCCGTCGTGCGCCTGCTGCTGCGCCTCGGAGTGCTGCGCCGGGTCGCCGGGGACGAGGACGCGTACGTCAACGGCGCCGGGGACGTCCTCTACGACGTCGAGCGCCGCGTGCTCGCCGGGCTGCTCGCCACGCGCAACGGCCCCTCGCTCGTCAGTGCCTCCACGTTCGAGGAGCGCCTCGCCGCGCTCACCGCGGAGACCGCCCTCGACAGCGACGACCTGCGCTTCCGTGCCACCCGGCACACCCTCACTCGTCGCCTGCTCGACGACCCCGTTCTCTACTACGACGAACTCACCGACGCGGAGTTGTCGTATCTGACCCGTCAGCGTTCCTTCCTCACCGCGCGCATCACCGAACTGACCGGGCTCGTCGCGGAGGTGCGGGCCGAGGGCATCGCGATGGTCGACCCGAAGGACGACCTGACAGACGTGCGCATGCCCGAGCAGGGCACCAACGGCCACATCACCCTGCTCCTCGCCGAGCATCTCGCCGCCCAGGACAAGCCCGTCACTCTGGCCACGCTGCACGTGCGCGTACGTGAGCTCGCCACCGAGCACGGCAGTTACTGGGCCAAGACCGCGAAGGAACCGGGTGCCGAACCCGAACTCGTCGAGCGAGCCGTCACCCGGCTCGAAGCCCTGGGCCTCATCACGCGCGACGGCACCACGGTGCGCGCGCGGCCCGCGCTCGCCCGCTACGCCGTCGGCGAGACCGTCGTGCTCGACACCCGCACCACCCGCACCGCCACACCCCGGAAGGGCCTGTGA
- a CDS encoding TIGR02677 family protein, with protein sequence MIEEPPPHADTEDYSPFAHLTVQNTVLYRAVMGTFLEAKERFAVHLRPEDVHGMLPTQRRPADVDQVGQALDTLVRWGNLRADPDTARVTAVEDFYRKRFIYQLTRAGEAAEEALQTYDNALGRRGALQAVALHDIITQLRALLVIASDVEAGAGDPAKVHLTLDALTSRFTDLADNARAFMGSLQSTIDLHGVEVEVFLAYKDQLIDYLQRFVQDLITLGGRIARLIGELEGRIEPLLRIAAAREAGDAAPEEADRAEKLAYDRWSGRWDGLAAWFVSEVGRESQARLLRGRALGAIPQLLAVVRSLNDRRAGRSDRSADFRTLARWFAEAPDDAARHRLWRTAFGLYPARHLSVDADTASERAADPVAAATPWAEAPALRISPQLRRTGSYERRGKTRRVEDRSAARSHLAALAAEQSAQTAAARARLVTDGEIRLSRLGELDTLAFRLFLQLLGDALATWRPGMTQTVATSNDGAMEIRLTALPRDAGQAEIRLPDGIFRGPDHLVEIVDLAIGDTAAATEGAVR encoded by the coding sequence ATGATCGAAGAACCACCACCGCACGCCGACACGGAGGACTACTCGCCCTTCGCGCACCTCACGGTGCAGAACACCGTGCTGTATCGCGCCGTCATGGGCACTTTCCTCGAGGCGAAGGAGCGCTTCGCCGTACACCTGCGCCCCGAGGACGTGCACGGGATGCTGCCGACCCAGCGGCGCCCCGCCGACGTCGACCAGGTCGGGCAGGCACTCGACACCCTGGTGCGATGGGGGAACCTGAGGGCCGACCCCGACACCGCGCGCGTCACCGCAGTCGAGGACTTTTACCGCAAACGGTTCATCTATCAGTTGACACGGGCGGGCGAGGCCGCCGAAGAAGCGCTGCAGACGTACGACAACGCGCTGGGGCGGCGCGGTGCACTGCAGGCGGTCGCGTTGCACGACATCATCACGCAGCTGCGGGCCCTGCTGGTCATCGCCTCGGATGTCGAGGCGGGCGCGGGCGACCCGGCGAAGGTGCATCTCACCCTCGACGCCCTCACCAGCCGGTTCACCGATCTCGCCGACAACGCCAGGGCGTTCATGGGGTCCCTGCAGAGCACCATCGACCTCCACGGCGTCGAGGTCGAGGTGTTCCTCGCGTACAAGGACCAGCTCATCGACTACCTCCAGAGGTTTGTGCAGGACCTGATCACCCTCGGTGGGCGGATCGCCCGGCTCATCGGAGAGCTGGAAGGGCGCATCGAACCGCTGCTGAGGATCGCCGCCGCGCGCGAGGCCGGCGACGCTGCGCCCGAGGAGGCCGACCGGGCCGAGAAGCTGGCCTACGACCGGTGGAGCGGGCGCTGGGACGGGCTCGCCGCCTGGTTCGTCTCCGAGGTCGGGCGGGAATCGCAGGCGCGGCTGCTGCGCGGCCGGGCGCTCGGTGCGATCCCTCAACTCCTCGCGGTGGTCCGTTCCTTGAACGACCGCCGGGCCGGCCGTTCGGACCGGTCGGCGGACTTCCGTACGCTGGCCCGCTGGTTCGCCGAGGCCCCCGACGACGCGGCCCGGCACCGGTTGTGGCGCACCGCCTTCGGCCTCTACCCGGCCCGGCACCTCTCCGTGGACGCGGACACGGCCAGCGAACGGGCTGCCGACCCGGTCGCCGCCGCGACCCCCTGGGCCGAGGCGCCGGCCCTGCGTATCAGCCCCCAGCTGCGCCGTACCGGCAGCTACGAGCGGCGTGGCAAGACCCGCAGGGTCGAGGACCGCTCGGCGGCCCGAAGCCATCTCGCGGCGCTCGCCGCAGAGCAGTCCGCGCAGACGGCCGCCGCGCGCGCCCGGCTCGTCACCGACGGGGAGATACGCCTCTCCCGGCTCGGTGAACTCGACACGCTCGCCTTCCGGCTCTTCCTCCAACTGCTCGGTGACGCCCTCGCCACATGGCGCCCCGGCATGACGCAAACCGTCGCGACCAGTAACGACGGGGCCATGGAGATCCGCCTGACCGCCCTGCCTCGTGATGCGGGGCAGGCGGAGATCCGCTTGCCGGACGGGATCTTCCGGGGGCCGGATCACCTCGTGGAGATCGTCGACCTGGCCATCGGCGACACGGCCGCGGCCACGGAAGGGGCTGTCAGATGA
- a CDS encoding helix-turn-helix transcriptional regulator, with translation MLVGRTAECARLADLVDGARTGHSAALVVRGEAGIGKTSLLGYAESVARDLTRLHTQGIETERELPYVGLADLFRPVTDHLDRIPERQAAALTGALALGPAVAQDRFAVAAGTLSLLGAISESGPVLLVVDDTQWLDPYSLDALAFATRRLGREGVVALFATRDTDETASRLAPVESLSLHGLDAGAARELVAEEAAEPLPPHDVQWLLSEARGNPLALVELPALIAHGGHRPDSGAPLPIGDILARTFHSAITRLPDPTRDAMLLLAVLGPRPLAGTERVLRAHELTYADLEPAERAGLMTVEGGAYIFRHPLVRSGVYHGATAVRRWRAHRTVARALQGARAPAALERYAWHLSESGADPDEEVAAALTKAASGGPASLTFPLAARLYAHAARFTPDDEGKALRLLAAARAAQAAGSLDESADLLDRALDHASHERTRLELRQLRCYVDIQRGRPARAREQLRSAVDEARRVDPSLAAVMLGGITLTELAIGDLTAARATSAESMQLADAFGDAAAALPVRLLHALVELLGGNAEDGRALLHDLEKPLAVPDLSFPYPVSGVGGLCYLATEELDQGHALLDRAVHAARSSSTVGLLAHLLGTLSVVEFWRGEWNASLAHADESVRLGEDTGRVIEVCRALAAQARTEAVLGREADCRSHEAQCRSLAAAAELPMDAARARGALGLLELGLGRYEDAATHLEEVRAFSLANGRGDGLYLSWAADLAEAYVHLHRTDEAYEVLRVLDHEAGRGRRPITAAAAARCRGMLEPAYAERHMDRALAELGDIQAPFERGRTDFACGELLRRLGRRSEARRRLQRALATFDRLGAAGWAGRAAAELHAAGGDRVDSGPTPLDGLTPQELRVALAVGRGVTNHEAAEQLFLSVKTVEFHLGNIYRKLDGVHRRAQLVRLLSESARP, from the coding sequence ATGCTGGTAGGTCGCACAGCGGAATGCGCGCGCCTCGCGGACCTCGTCGACGGCGCGCGCACCGGGCACAGCGCCGCCCTGGTCGTCCGTGGCGAGGCGGGCATCGGGAAGACCAGCCTGCTCGGTTACGCCGAATCCGTCGCCCGTGACCTCACGCGGCTGCACACGCAGGGCATCGAGACGGAGCGCGAACTGCCGTACGTGGGGCTCGCGGACCTGTTCCGGCCGGTCACCGACCACCTCGACCGCATCCCCGAACGGCAGGCCGCGGCTCTCACCGGCGCCCTCGCCCTGGGGCCCGCCGTCGCGCAGGACCGGTTCGCGGTCGCCGCCGGAACGCTCAGCCTGCTGGGCGCGATCAGCGAGTCCGGTCCGGTCCTCCTCGTCGTCGACGACACCCAATGGCTCGACCCGTACTCCCTGGACGCCCTCGCCTTCGCGACCCGCCGTCTGGGCCGCGAGGGCGTGGTCGCCCTCTTCGCCACCCGCGACACCGACGAGACCGCCTCCCGCCTCGCGCCCGTGGAGTCGCTCAGCCTCCACGGTCTCGATGCCGGGGCGGCCCGCGAACTCGTCGCCGAGGAGGCCGCGGAGCCGCTGCCGCCGCACGACGTCCAGTGGCTGCTGTCCGAGGCCCGCGGCAACCCGCTCGCCCTCGTCGAACTCCCCGCCCTGATCGCCCACGGCGGCCACCGCCCCGACAGCGGCGCTCCGTTGCCCATCGGCGACATCCTCGCCCGGACCTTCCACAGCGCCATCACCCGGCTCCCCGACCCCACCCGGGACGCCATGCTGCTGCTCGCGGTCCTCGGCCCCCGCCCGCTCGCCGGAACCGAACGGGTACTGCGCGCCCACGAGTTGACCTACGCGGACCTCGAACCGGCCGAGCGGGCAGGCCTGATGACGGTCGAGGGCGGCGCGTACATCTTCCGGCACCCGCTCGTCCGCTCCGGCGTCTACCACGGCGCGACCGCCGTCCGCCGCTGGCGCGCCCACCGCACCGTCGCACGGGCCCTCCAGGGCGCCCGCGCCCCCGCCGCGCTCGAACGCTACGCCTGGCACCTGTCCGAATCGGGCGCCGATCCGGACGAAGAGGTCGCCGCCGCGCTCACGAAGGCGGCGTCCGGCGGCCCCGCCAGCCTCACCTTCCCGCTCGCCGCCCGCCTCTACGCCCACGCCGCCCGCTTCACCCCCGACGACGAGGGCAAGGCGCTCCGCCTGCTCGCCGCCGCCCGCGCCGCCCAGGCCGCGGGCTCGCTCGACGAGTCCGCCGACCTTCTGGACCGCGCCCTCGACCATGCCTCACACGAACGCACCCGCCTGGAGCTGCGCCAACTGCGCTGCTACGTGGACATCCAGCGCGGCCGCCCCGCCCGCGCGCGCGAGCAGCTGCGTTCCGCCGTCGACGAGGCCCGCCGCGTCGACCCCTCGCTCGCCGCCGTCATGCTCGGCGGCATCACCCTCACCGAACTCGCCATCGGCGACCTCACGGCAGCCCGCGCCACGTCCGCCGAATCGATGCAGCTCGCGGACGCCTTCGGTGACGCGGCGGCGGCCCTGCCGGTACGCCTCCTGCACGCGCTGGTCGAACTCCTGGGCGGCAACGCGGAGGACGGCCGCGCCCTGCTCCACGACCTCGAAAAGCCCCTGGCCGTACCGGACCTGTCCTTCCCCTACCCGGTCTCCGGCGTCGGCGGCCTGTGCTACCTGGCCACGGAAGAGCTGGACCAGGGCCACGCGCTCCTCGACCGCGCGGTGCACGCGGCCCGCTCCTCCAGCACGGTCGGCCTCCTCGCCCACCTCCTCGGCACGCTCTCCGTCGTCGAGTTCTGGCGCGGTGAGTGGAACGCCTCGCTCGCCCACGCCGACGAATCCGTCCGCCTCGGCGAGGACACGGGACGGGTCATCGAGGTGTGCCGGGCGCTGGCGGCGCAGGCCCGCACGGAGGCAGTCCTGGGCAGGGAGGCGGACTGCCGCAGTCACGAGGCACAGTGCCGCTCCTTGGCCGCGGCCGCCGAACTCCCCATGGACGCGGCACGCGCGCGTGGAGCGCTCGGCCTCCTCGAACTCGGCCTGGGGCGCTACGAAGACGCGGCGACACACCTGGAAGAGGTACGCGCCTTCTCCCTCGCCAACGGCCGCGGCGACGGCCTCTATCTCTCCTGGGCCGCCGACCTCGCCGAGGCCTACGTCCATCTGCACCGCACCGACGAGGCGTACGAGGTGCTGCGCGTCCTGGACCACGAGGCGGGCCGGGGCAGGCGCCCCATCACCGCCGCGGCGGCCGCCCGCTGCCGGGGCATGCTCGAACCGGCCTACGCGGAGCGGCATATGGACCGGGCGCTCGCCGAACTCGGCGATATCCAGGCGCCGTTCGAGCGGGGACGGACCGACTTCGCGTGCGGTGAGCTCCTGCGCCGCCTCGGCCGCCGCAGCGAGGCACGACGCCGGCTGCAGCGCGCCCTCGCCACCTTCGATCGCCTCGGCGCGGCCGGCTGGGCGGGCCGCGCCGCCGCCGAACTCCACGCCGCGGGCGGCGACCGCGTCGACTCGGGCCCCACACCACTGGACGGCCTGACCCCCCAGGAACTCCGCGTGGCCCTGGCGGTGGGCCGCGGAGTCACCAACCACGAAGCGGCGGAACAGCTCTTCCTCAGCGTCAAGACGGTCGAGTTCCACCTCGGCAACATCTACCGAAAGCTGGACGGGGTGCACCGGCGGGCCCAACTCGTGCGCCTGCTCAGCGAGTCGGCGCGCCCCTGA